From the genome of Deinococcus sp. JMULE3, one region includes:
- a CDS encoding xanthine dehydrogenase family protein subunit M: protein MFPAAFDYIRAHSADEALAALARHGADARILAGGQSLIPAMRYRLARPTVLVDIGPLSELKYLREEGGYLRVGAMTADVTLERDANVRARYSLLTDTGDVVADPVVRCTGTVVGSLCHNDPSGDWGAAALAARAVVIVRGPEGEREVPIDEWLVDSFQTDLREGEMATEVRFPTPGERTHGAYRKIERKVGDYATAAAAVQLTLDEQGRVTEAGVALTAAGPRPVRVEAAERILVGQTLTEALIQAAAEEARLASDPFADTRGSAEYKKDMARVLVARGLRRAAGRLNVTLGATA, encoded by the coding sequence GTGTTTCCAGCTGCATTCGATTACATCCGCGCCCACTCCGCAGACGAAGCCCTCGCGGCCCTGGCCCGGCACGGCGCGGACGCCCGCATCCTGGCCGGCGGGCAGAGCCTCATCCCGGCCATGCGCTACCGGCTGGCCCGTCCCACCGTTCTCGTCGACATCGGCCCGCTGAGCGAACTGAAGTACCTGCGGGAAGAGGGCGGGTACCTGCGCGTGGGCGCCATGACCGCCGACGTGACCCTGGAACGCGACGCGAACGTCCGCGCCCGCTACAGCCTCCTGACCGACACCGGCGACGTCGTCGCCGACCCGGTCGTGCGCTGCACCGGCACGGTCGTCGGCAGCCTGTGCCACAACGACCCCAGCGGCGACTGGGGCGCGGCGGCCCTCGCGGCCCGCGCCGTCGTCATCGTGCGCGGCCCCGAAGGTGAACGCGAGGTGCCCATCGACGAGTGGCTGGTGGACTCCTTCCAGACCGACCTGCGCGAGGGCGAGATGGCGACCGAGGTCCGCTTCCCCACGCCCGGCGAACGCACCCACGGCGCGTACCGCAAGATCGAACGCAAGGTCGGCGACTACGCCACCGCCGCCGCCGCCGTGCAGCTCACGCTGGACGAGCAGGGCCGCGTGACCGAGGCCGGGGTCGCCCTGACCGCCGCCGGACCGCGCCCCGTGCGCGTCGAGGCCGCCGAACGCATCCTGGTCGGGCAGACCCTGACCGAGGCGCTGATCCAGGCCGCCGCCGAGGAAGCCCGGCTGGCCAGCGACCCGTTCGCGGACACGCGCGGCAGCGCCGAGTACAAGAAGGACATGGCCCGCGTGCTCGTCGCGCGTGGCCTGCGCCGCGCCGCCGGGCGCCTGAACGTCACCCTGGGAGCCACCGCATGA
- a CDS encoding aerobic carbon-monoxide dehydrogenase large subunit, producing the protein MSTDTNSNGNGSGEKQCYSVGRSMKRKEDPRFLTGNGNYVDDIRLPGMLSMVIVHSPYPHARIRSIDKTAALAVPGVKAVITGEDLVAANLGWLPTFHGFDKQMVLAVGKVLFQHQEVAAVFADTREAALDAAELVEVDYEPLDPVTTPFDAMKDEVILRDDRDNKTNHIYHWESGDRSGTDAALDGAEITVNERVYAPRCHPAPLEPCGCVAQFDAMGRLHFHVTSQAPHVYRTAISLVTGIPEDKIRVVAPDIGGGFGNKVPVYPGYVCAIVGALILKTPVKWIETRTENLTTTGFARDYHMDVTIGAKKDGTVTALKVRTVADHGAFDAAADPTQYPAGMFGIVTGSYDFPVAFTELDAYFTNKAPGGVAYRCSFRVTEASYAIERGMDILARKLDMDPAELRHKNFVQKEAFPYQSALGFTYDSGDYAGTLDKALNQIGYAELRKEQAEKRARGEYMGIGISTFTEVVGAGPSKHFDILGIKMFDSAEIRIHPTGTGIVRAGTKSQGQGHETTWAQIVSEELGLDAENILVEEGDTDTAPYGLGTYASRSTPVAGAAIALAARRVREKAKKVAAHLLEASPDDIEWTDHKFQVMGAPDRSVTMKDVAFAAYTNPGEGNEPGLEASLYYDPPNMTFPHGAYIAVVDVDADTGEVKVRRFLAVDDCGTVINPMIVEGQVHGGLTEGYAIAFMQEIPYDEQGNNLAPNFMEYLIPTAVESPVWETGSTVTPSPHHPIGAKGVGESPNVGSPAAFVNAVMDALAPLGVTHIDMPLTREKVWRAVRDAQSATASD; encoded by the coding sequence GTGAGCACCGACACCAACAGCAACGGCAACGGCAGCGGCGAGAAGCAGTGCTACAGCGTGGGCCGCAGCATGAAACGCAAGGAGGACCCGCGCTTCCTGACCGGCAACGGCAACTACGTGGACGACATCCGCCTGCCCGGCATGCTCAGCATGGTCATCGTTCACAGCCCCTACCCGCACGCCCGCATCCGCTCCATCGACAAGACGGCCGCGCTGGCCGTGCCCGGCGTGAAGGCCGTCATCACCGGCGAGGACCTCGTCGCGGCGAACCTCGGGTGGCTGCCCACCTTCCACGGCTTCGACAAGCAGATGGTCCTCGCCGTCGGCAAGGTCCTCTTCCAGCACCAGGAAGTCGCCGCCGTGTTCGCTGACACCCGCGAGGCCGCCCTGGACGCCGCCGAACTCGTCGAGGTGGACTACGAGCCCCTCGACCCGGTCACCACGCCCTTCGACGCCATGAAGGACGAGGTCATCCTCCGCGACGACCGCGACAACAAGACCAACCACATCTACCACTGGGAAAGCGGCGACCGCAGCGGCACCGACGCCGCCCTGGACGGCGCCGAGATCACCGTCAACGAACGCGTGTACGCCCCGCGCTGCCACCCCGCCCCGCTGGAACCCTGCGGCTGCGTCGCGCAGTTCGACGCCATGGGCCGCCTGCACTTCCACGTGACCAGTCAGGCCCCGCACGTGTACCGCACCGCGATCTCCCTGGTGACCGGCATCCCCGAAGACAAGATCCGCGTGGTCGCGCCCGACATCGGCGGGGGCTTCGGCAACAAGGTCCCGGTGTACCCCGGCTACGTGTGCGCCATCGTCGGCGCGCTGATCCTCAAGACCCCGGTCAAGTGGATCGAGACGCGCACCGAGAACCTCACCACCACCGGCTTCGCCCGCGACTACCACATGGACGTCACCATCGGCGCGAAGAAGGACGGCACCGTCACCGCCCTGAAAGTCAGGACGGTCGCCGACCACGGCGCGTTCGACGCCGCCGCCGACCCCACCCAGTACCCCGCCGGGATGTTCGGCATCGTCACCGGCAGCTACGACTTCCCCGTCGCGTTCACCGAACTCGACGCGTACTTCACGAACAAGGCCCCCGGCGGCGTGGCGTACCGCTGCTCGTTCCGCGTGACGGAAGCCAGCTACGCCATCGAACGCGGCATGGACATCCTGGCCCGCAAACTCGACATGGACCCCGCCGAACTGCGCCACAAGAACTTCGTGCAGAAAGAAGCCTTCCCGTACCAGAGCGCGCTGGGCTTCACGTACGACAGCGGCGACTACGCCGGAACGCTCGACAAGGCCCTCAACCAGATCGGGTACGCCGAGCTGAGAAAGGAACAGGCCGAGAAACGCGCCCGCGGCGAGTACATGGGCATCGGCATCAGCACCTTCACCGAAGTCGTCGGTGCCGGACCCAGCAAACACTTCGACATCCTCGGCATCAAGATGTTCGACTCCGCCGAGATCCGCATCCACCCCACCGGCACCGGCATCGTCCGCGCCGGCACCAAGAGCCAGGGCCAGGGCCACGAGACCACCTGGGCGCAGATCGTCTCCGAGGAACTCGGCCTGGACGCCGAGAACATCCTCGTGGAAGAAGGCGACACCGACACCGCCCCCTACGGCCTGGGCACCTACGCCAGCCGCAGCACCCCCGTCGCCGGAGCCGCCATCGCCCTCGCCGCCCGCCGCGTCCGCGAGAAAGCGAAGAAAGTCGCCGCGCACCTCCTCGAAGCGTCCCCCGACGACATCGAATGGACCGACCACAAGTTCCAGGTCATGGGCGCCCCCGACCGCTCCGTCACCATGAAAGACGTCGCGTTCGCCGCGTACACCAACCCCGGCGAAGGGAACGAACCCGGCCTGGAAGCCAGCCTGTACTACGACCCGCCCAACATGACCTTCCCGCACGGCGCGTACATCGCCGTCGTGGACGTCGACGCCGACACCGGCGAAGTCAAGGTCCGCCGCTTCCTCGCCGTGGACGACTGCGGCACCGTCATCAACCCCATGATCGTCGAGGGGCAGGTCCACGGCGGCCTCACCGAGGGCTACGCCATCGCCTTCATGCAGGAAATCCCCTACGACGAACAGGGCAACAACCTCGCCCCGAACTTCATGGAGTACCTGATCCCCACCGCCGTCGAATCCCCCGTCTGGGAAACCGGCAGCACCGTCACCCCCAGCCCCCACCACCCCATCGGCGCCAAAGGCGTCGGCGAGAGCCCCAACGTCGGCAGCCCCGCCGCGTTCGTGAACGCCGTCATGGACGCCCTCGCGCCCCTGGGCGTCACGCACATCGACATGCCCCTGACCCGCGAGAAAGTCTGGCGCGCCGTCCGCGACGCCCAGAGCGCCACCGCGAGCGACTGA
- a CDS encoding catalase: MPEKNAASYAPTESPDMQTTAPQAPGAPLTNHSGNLVPSNTNSLTAGQRGPVLLQDWHLLERMAHFNRERVPERVVHAKGSGAFGTFRVTRAIPELTAAKLFQKEGTECRMLARFSTVAGEKGFADTVRDPRGFALKFYTEDGNWDMVGNNTPIFFVRDAIKFQDFIHSQKRHPVTGRRSNAMQFDFWGLRPESLHQVMYLFGDRGLPRSYRFMNGYSSHTYSLWNEQGERFYVKWHFHSQQGVQNLTEEVAAKIAAANPDYHFQDLFDAIERGEHPRWTVSIQVMPEKDAETYHINPFDLTKVWPHADYPLMQVGEFELNENPENYFAEIEQAAFEPSNMPRGFGASPDKMLQARLMSYADAHRYRIGINYAALPVNKAACPVMTYHRDGQTRFDGNFGGTPVYEPNSYGGPAVADGTPQEPPMPLGSLADRYGWPEDDTDLYGQPRDLYRVMSEGERGRLAMNFAGALADVPAFIADRFIGHLEQVSSELAGNVRDGIRQKKAEGHPELSGILTETHTNAAGGDQTPSREMVVGAHD, from the coding sequence ATGCCCGAGAAGAACGCCGCGTCCTACGCCCCCACCGAATCCCCCGACATGCAGACCACCGCGCCCCAGGCCCCCGGCGCGCCCCTGACCAACCACTCCGGGAATCTGGTCCCCAGCAACACCAACAGCCTGACCGCCGGACAGCGCGGCCCCGTGCTGCTGCAGGACTGGCACCTGCTCGAACGCATGGCGCACTTCAACCGCGAACGCGTGCCCGAACGCGTCGTGCACGCCAAGGGCAGCGGCGCCTTCGGCACCTTCCGCGTCACGCGCGCCATCCCGGAACTCACGGCCGCGAAACTCTTCCAGAAGGAAGGCACCGAGTGCCGCATGCTGGCCCGCTTCAGCACCGTCGCCGGGGAGAAGGGCTTCGCCGACACCGTCCGCGACCCGCGCGGCTTCGCGCTGAAGTTCTACACCGAGGACGGCAACTGGGACATGGTCGGCAACAACACCCCGATCTTCTTCGTGCGGGACGCCATCAAATTCCAGGACTTCATCCACAGCCAGAAACGCCACCCGGTCACGGGCCGGCGCAGCAACGCCATGCAGTTCGACTTCTGGGGCCTGCGCCCCGAGAGCCTCCATCAGGTCATGTACCTGTTCGGCGACCGCGGCCTGCCCCGCTCCTACCGCTTCATGAACGGCTACTCCAGCCACACCTACAGCCTGTGGAACGAGCAGGGCGAGCGCTTCTACGTGAAGTGGCACTTCCACAGCCAGCAGGGCGTGCAGAACCTCACCGAGGAGGTCGCCGCGAAGATCGCCGCCGCGAACCCCGACTACCACTTCCAGGACCTGTTCGACGCCATCGAACGCGGCGAGCACCCCAGGTGGACGGTCAGCATCCAGGTGATGCCCGAGAAGGACGCCGAGACGTACCACATCAACCCCTTCGACCTGACCAAGGTCTGGCCGCACGCGGACTACCCGCTGATGCAGGTCGGGGAGTTCGAACTGAACGAGAACCCCGAGAACTACTTCGCGGAGATCGAGCAGGCCGCGTTCGAGCCCAGCAACATGCCGCGCGGCTTCGGCGCCAGCCCCGACAAGATGCTCCAGGCGCGCCTCATGAGCTACGCCGACGCGCACCGCTACCGCATCGGCATCAACTACGCCGCGCTGCCCGTCAACAAGGCCGCGTGCCCGGTCATGACCTACCACCGCGACGGCCAGACGCGCTTCGACGGGAACTTCGGCGGCACGCCCGTGTACGAACCGAACTCCTACGGCGGCCCCGCCGTGGCGGACGGCACCCCGCAGGAACCCCCCATGCCGCTGGGCAGCCTCGCCGACCGCTACGGCTGGCCCGAGGACGACACCGACCTGTACGGTCAGCCGCGCGACCTGTACCGCGTCATGAGCGAAGGCGAACGCGGTCGCCTCGCCATGAACTTCGCGGGCGCGCTGGCCGACGTGCCCGCCTTCATCGCCGACCGCTTCATCGGCCACCTCGAACAGGTGTCCAGCGAACTCGCCGGGAACGTCCGCGACGGCATCAGGCAGAAGAAGGCCGAGGGGCACCCGGAACTGAGCGGCATCCTCACCGAGACGCACACGAACGCCGCCGGGGGCGACCAGACCCCCTCGCGCGAGATGGTCGTCGGCGCGCACGACTGA
- a CDS encoding (2Fe-2S)-binding protein: MTTAETGAKTTVTLTINGQTHTQSVEPRTLLAYAIRDTGLKGTHVGCDSSSCGCCVVLLDGDTPVKSCTMYAVQAEGREITTVEGLGAPGNLHPLQQAFWDQHGLQCGYCTPGMLMTAKAMLEHNPDPTDQEVREFLGGNLCRCTGYNNIVKAVQQAARVMREDQGSPLDALTAAATGQDTATGGAQ, from the coding sequence ATGACCACCGCCGAAACCGGAGCGAAGACCACCGTCACCCTGACCATCAACGGCCAGACCCACACCCAGAGCGTCGAGCCGCGCACCCTGCTCGCCTATGCCATCCGCGACACCGGCCTGAAAGGCACGCACGTCGGCTGCGACAGCTCCTCGTGCGGGTGCTGCGTGGTGCTGCTCGACGGGGACACCCCCGTCAAGTCCTGCACGATGTACGCCGTGCAGGCCGAGGGCCGCGAGATCACCACCGTCGAGGGCCTCGGCGCGCCCGGCAACCTGCACCCCCTGCAGCAGGCGTTCTGGGACCAGCACGGCCTGCAGTGCGGGTACTGCACGCCCGGCATGCTCATGACCGCCAAGGCCATGCTGGAGCACAACCCGGACCCCACCGATCAGGAGGTCCGCGAGTTCCTGGGCGGCAACCTGTGCCGCTGCACCGGCTACAACAACATCGTCAAGGCCGTCCAGCAGGCCGCGCGGGTCATGCGTGAGGACCAGGGCAGCCCCCTGGACGCCCTGACCGCCGCCGCCACCGGACAGGACACCGCCACGGGAGGCGCCCAGTGA